In the genome of Yarrowia lipolytica chromosome 1B, complete sequence, the window TGATGGGACGAGACACGTAGACTTCAATCTCCACGTTGACAGAGGTATCGCATCGGATTCCAAGCAGAGGCAAGATGGCCACATCTCGAACTTCTCGAATAGCCCACACTAGTTTGCAAGGGATGCCTCTATCTGCACAGTGTCTCAGAACAGGGGCAGCAAAAGAGATACCGGTACCACCACAGACCAAGAGAACTCGCTTGGCGGCCCCGGGGATGAAGAACGTCGAAGGAACCGAGCAGAAGGGACCTGTCAGAGACATGTTCCGGTTTGCATGGAGTGTGGTGTCAGGGAAGAAGTTGCTCTTTCGCACAACCAGCTGCAAATGGTCGTCTTCAGGCCGGGAGGCAACGGTGTAGGGATGAGAGGACTTCATCCAAGTGGCGGGCTGCCACAGTGGCGAGCTGAGACGAATGTGTGAAGCAGGGGTGAAGACCGGCTTGGCATCGAAGTCATGATCCTCTACATCTCGATCGAAGCTGGGAAGACCCCCGTACTCCGAAGGCTTGTATCCTCGCTTGTATACGTTAGGGTAGGTTACAAGGAAGAGGGTAGGAGACACGGGGAAGATACTCAGAGGCTTGACGTGAGTGGTGGTCCAGATTCGGTAAAGAATCTGTCCGATGAGGATTGCCAGGGAGCAGTAAAAGTATCCATTGGCAGGGGGACGGGCGTGGCCCCAGATGAGGAACACACAGGCCCAGGTTGCAGGGTAGTGGATTCCGTAAAAGATGGGGTACATCTTTCGTCTGATGGGAGCAATGGAGGTAGCTGCGATCAGCAAGAAAAGAGCGGTAGCAATGATACCGTAGATGTTTTCGATCTCGGCCATCTTCTTACCCAGTACGCCTGTAGAGTAATAGATGTATGCGTAGAAGATGGAGTGCAGGACCGTGGTGAGCACTACGATTCGTGACAGCCACTTGTGGACTGGCAACAATGCGAGGTAGAAGGTTCTAGGAAGTGGCGAGGGTCTGAGAGCCAGAAAAAGCATGGCTGGATagagagcagcagacacTCGGCCGAGTCGTTTGGTAAGGAAGATGAAGTCTTGGTATGTCTGGACTAGAGAGCAGACTGTGACAATGGTCAGCAACAGAGGGATCATGAGTCTGAGTCGCAGGCCCTGTCGGAAGAACTGCACGCGAGTTCCTGGTGGTCGGGCGTACTTTCTGAGTCGTCGGATAACTATGGCGTCGACGGCGACGTTTGTGAGGGCGTAAGCCCCAAGAATGAAGATGGCCGTGACCGCCAGTGAGTAGAGTCCCCATTGGCGAGTGACGAGCTTTCGAAAGGCCTTTTTGGCAGGTGCAGGCTTGTTGTCCATGTGCCAGTTGAAGCCCAGCCCGAGGTGGTCCATCAGGGACTTGGACCACGTTTCGCACTCCAGCGTCATATCGGTGTGGTTCATGGGTCGTCGGAAGTGTGCAGCGTTTGCAGCTTGGTTTTTCAATTTGCAGCAGTATTCGCGAGTTTATTTGGTTTCGGATTCCGATTATGCAGAGTTGTGTCCGTTTGGAGAGGTGAGTATGTcggtggagaagattgtgAGAGACACGAGCTGAGTCTCTGTCAAATGCGTGTATCGTGACCGATTTAGAAGCTGACTATTAATTTCCCCAAGCGCTAAATTTTTCACACAAGGAGTTATCAAGGGTCAACTTAAGTTCTGGTGGTGGAAACAAGAGGAATGCAGATTTCTATACCCAAAGCCCCCGAAGGGGTCCTGCGGATCAAGCTATATATATGAAAAAGAGCGCGCCGCCAAAAGACAGCAACCTCTGCGTGCAGCACATGGGAACGGCACCAGCGGGTCTTTAAGGTTTCCTTCCACTGCGATCTTTTAGATAGCTATACCCACTGAGTTAATGGTGCTTGCCACAGGTGGTGTAGCCAAGAGAAAAACAACTGGCTGTCGAGTATTGGTGTTTTTGCCACTGGGTCGAGTTATGGAGCAAGTCCTTTATGGAATCAAacctctacaagtagtagtACTGTATACCCTCGAATAATTCCATCACAATCATCTGTCATTACTTACATGCCAAAACCCAAACAGCGCCACATGTTACCAACTCACTGAGTGACGAATCGGTGGATAGACAGCCAACGGCACTAAGCCGGCTGTGTGATACGTTCGCGGGAGGTTAAAGTGGGACTTAGTCTGTAACACTGCGTGGGCCACAAAGTGTGGAAAGTTGGTCCTCAGCCGATCTGATAAGTAGTGTTTGTATAAGTCTATTATTAAAGTTCCGGCAGAGCCATCTGATAAAAAATTTGCGACCCGAAAGTATAGTCGGAGACTCCCCCTTTGTTGGGGCAAATAGGACCCTAACGTCTTTTGACAGCTGGACCCATAACCGGTTCTCACTGTGCATTGGTAGTGTCGTAGCAGTGTTACTTCTTTCACCCTGAAGACGAATAAATTCACAATCTGTACCACCAGACTCAAGCCTATGCTCAGGCGCCGATCAACGTCCTTGTCTGATGTCCTTGTTCCAGTACGTGGGGTGTCAAATCCAAACTGCGGAGCGGAAGCAGACTACGTTGTAGGATGCAATCCGCCAGTACAAGCGGCTCTTTCACCCGTGGACCTAGACCATGAGTTTCGGCGTCGGCAGTGGAAGGGCCATGGCGCCATCTGATAATAGTGCAATGCCATCTGAGGGGTAAGCTAGAACTAGTATCAGCCGATGGTAGCCGATGGCCGTTAATAAGTGTTCATCTGTTTccctcgtacttgtacttgcctGTTCAATGTCACTTCTCTCAGTTTGCTCCACATGTCCACCACGTGCACAGGGCATGTGAGTCTCCTCAAACTATAGCTGGGAAATAATTAACCCCTGGCTGGAATGAGTGTATATCTGATATAAGCTATTTATTAAGGAGGTCAAGGGATTGGGCTATAGCAATTGATAATCAAGACACTAGTAATCTCCCATTGTAGCCATCATTCTGTCGAATTTTGGTGTTTTCTGACGTCCATCTTTCATTACGGCCCGTCTCTCTTTCTTCCCTCACTATACGAGGGAACAATTATGCAGTTTAACTCCTCCTGTCACATAAGGTTTTTATGGGAATCatcttttttcttctctctgaCTTTTCAATTCGACCTCCAATTTAACTCTACGCACGTTAGTCATCAACTTGTGTGCACAAAGTTCGGCACAGCACGCGCTCCAGAACAACACGCGTCAACATGCCGGAATTATCGCCAACTGAAGAAGCCATTTTGGCGGAATACGAGCGGCTGGACCTCAATCTGCGTTCGCTGACAGATGAGATTCGCGTGCTCACAGAGGGACCATCTCAGGTGCTGTCGGAACAGCTGTCGGAGCTGCAGTCCAAGGTCTATGTGATCAGAACACTGATTAAGTCGTCTGTCTACAACTATGCAAAGATGAAGGGCCAGGAAATGGAGTGATTACCGTTGCGAATGGCCCTGGTCTATGAACTGACAACAATCAACTTCATCATGATACCAACAGACAGTGAATTGCAGTCCGTGTTCGTGGGCAGCTGTACCGTTGATCAGCAGACACCACGTTTCTCACAATGACGATTCAAGTTCGGATCCATGGTCCATCAACTGTGTACCCCTTGTCGCAGGCATGGGCACCTTCACATTGTACACCTTTCATCGTCTCTGGAGGCTAGTCTAGATCCCCTACAGTGATCTGTCGCCATcatgctacaagtacatattAGATACTTGGAGCTCCAAAGACACCCTCGTATCATTCTCCGtggtacatacttgtaccaagTACatatttaatttatttatcGTCATCTGAGATACGATGCGTAccgtactcgtatttgTTGTAAGTGTTTGATCTTCCAATCTAGCcacagtatatacagtaataATTACAGCACATCTGGTACTCACACCAAcatcgtacaagtacgtatCTTATCTCACagagaaaaaaggaaaaacGACGACAGCCGAGCAGAGCACAGGGTTTCAGCTATCGTGCTTGCAACCGAGACATGGCATCGTATTCGTGACTTCAAAAGTCTCTTCTCTTGGTGCGATATTATTTAAAAACTGCAAGCTTGCCTTAGTTAATATATCACTCCCCTTCGTTCACTCTTGGCCCACTGGGCTCTCTGTACGGCACGAACGCGCCTAAGGTCTAACTTGAAAgatatctacaagtactggtGATAGCAGCCATATTCAGCTTATTAATCAAAATGATCTTATCGGATCCGTTCCACAGCCGATCACTTTACGACTATCAATCGTAGAGTTTCTCGGAGTCCGACCGAGCCGAAGCACACTTCATTGTGAATTGTGAATTGCATGACGTCTGAGAAAACCCCATTTCGATCTGAAGCAACATctattatttatttttacaAGCAGAAGAATCACATTGTCATCTCTCCTTCAACTTTCAAAGCTTTTGGGCGCTAATCAGATGTACAGGACCTTTTTTTCAAGTGCACGCCACAATAATAGTGTATGAAATACCGACGATACTTATTTGTAGTTGAGAACATCAGGATAGGTCACAAGAGATTACCTATTTCATGCACCAAAAATCACGATAGCGCATCAATTATTGCACCTCATCCTCTGAATGTTGTTTTCCGAGAAACCAGCTAGATATTCCGCACAACCGCTAATCGaacccacacacacaacaaaGGCATCACAGACAACGCCTCGAcctccacgtgacctgaATCAGGCTTGCAAATCAACTCTGATCAAATAGTCCAACCAACctcaacacacacaatgagACCATTTCTCAAGAAGGCACCCATTAAAGCCCTGCGTCAGGCTTCTGGCTATTCTGGCTCCCTCAGCAACCTGCGTGTCCAATGGGCTCGTCCTGATATCGGACGAACTTCTCTTTCTGCCAATGCATCCACCCAGGCTGACGTTCTGGCTCGATACCAGGATAAGCTGAAGCAGAAGGCTGCCGCCGAGGGCGTGGAGTCTGttgacgagctcaaggagaagcttGCTCCAGAGATTGAGGCTactctcaagaagctcaatgAGTCTGATCCTCTcgccaaggtgctggaaCAGGCCTggagtgaaaaaaagacgaTCCTTGAAGAGGGAGgagaggaggccaagactCTGACTGAGAAGCTTGGCGAGGTTCCCCCCGTTCCGAAgaacgagctcaagaacctcgaCAGCTTCGTCAAGCTGGACAAGTTTAAGGAACTTGGAAAGCAAGAAATTGAGTTCCTGTGGAGAGCCCGACATATTAACAACGAGCGCGCTCTGTGTGCTGTCGTTGACCCCCAGCTCTTCTACAAGATGTTCCTCAATGGCCGAAAGCACCCCATGTTCGTTCTGCCACTGCCCAAGGGAGACGAGGGATGTGAGATGCACATTGTGCAGTGGAACTTTGTTGGAGAGCACCTGACCCAcgtcatcttcaccacTCTGGCCGAGTTCAAGCTCCACCAGGACTTCGCTAGACCCCATACAACTCTCATGTTCCACACTGACCTTGCTGCTGACAAGGACTGTGTTCTTCTGAATGGTCAGGTCGAGAAGGACTCTGCCATGTCTCTCCAGGATGCCCAGTTCCTTATCCTGGCTCTCCAGGAGTTCTACGGAGCTACCATCACCGACCCAGAGACCACAAAGCGACGACAAGCTCTTCTGCAGTCCTTCACAGAGGGCTCCGACAACTTCCCCATCGATATGGTGatcgaggagattgaggctTTCACCAAGTGAACATTGTAGATagaagtacatactgaatTGATAgacgtacatactgtaagtGTGCGAATGAACTGTTGTTGTGTACCTTGCGATCTACTGAAGACCATATAAAGACATAAAGACGAGATTAATTAATATAACTGGCACTACAATTGACTGGTAAGTTCTGGAAGTTGACTGTGACATCGAGAACAcaacagtatgtatgtactacaatGATATTACCTGCCATCACAAAGGTAGATATCCCTTAGTTGTATGAGATTCTTATAATAGTTTCCACCAAATCATTTCAGATCTTaaaggtacagtacatactgatTTGGTAGAGAGACTTGCGGTGGAATTTGTTTCGAACTTCTACAGCATGTATTAAACGCTCCTCCTGTAGGTAAGTGACTTTGTAGACCAGTTCTCTGAACTGTACTTAGAAAAATTTAAGGATGTAGAAGAAAATGACAAAATGACATATTTgtgttcacgtgatttgttttgtttgttgtttttttttttaaaaaaagaaCCTCTCGTGCGGGTGTTCCTTATTTTCTCCAAAGCCActgctacagtatataaGTAATTGTAATTATTAATAGATCTGTAGTCCAACCCCATCTTAACTTTTGGTGCGATATCGGAGCTGCAGCGTGTGACATGGCGTTCATTAGTCACAGGCACACTTGATCACACACATTACACATCACCATGACAACCACAGAGGAAATCGCCTTTCTCGGACCGTTATACACGTATTCACACGCAGCCGCAAAACAGTACCAGGATACTCTGGCAGTGCCCACGACCCTGCGACCGGCCAAATCAATCGAAGAGTGTTTCCAGCTACTGGACTCGGGAGAAGTCAAGCTGGCGGTCGTGCCGTTTGAAAACTCCACTAACGGATCGGTTGTTTGGACACTAGACTTTCTGCGACAACGGCTTCTCGGCGACGACTACTTCTACTCTGCGACtgccgagctgctggttccCGTGAGCCActgtttcttctccaaTGTTAGTGACAAAAAGGACATCACCAAAATTTACTCACACCCTCAGGTCTGGGGCCAGTGCGTCGAATTCCTCAAACAGTACCCCAATGTCGAGCGGATCGACGTGGCAAGTACCGCCAAGGCAGCTGAGCTGGCTGCCAATGAACCAAACGCAGGAGCTATCAGCTCGGAAATGGCCggagcagctgctggcatcaagctggtggagacCAACATTGCagacaagaaaaacaaTACCACCCGGTTCCTGGGCCTTAGTAGTCTCGATGACGTGCAGAACCCACCACCTACAAAGGACGATCTGTCCCTCATctccttcaccaccactcaCAACAACCCCGGAGCTCTGTGTGCAGTTTTGGAGGAGTTCCGAAAGCACGACATTGATCTGAGCAGTATCAACTCGCGACCGTCGCTACAGGACTCGTGGCACTACATCTTTTTCGTCGAATGCCGAGCCCACGTCAGCGAAGAACGCATGAAAAATACCCTCAAGGCCATGGAAAGCATCTGCTCTTCTCTGACGGTGATCGGATCCTTCCCCAGATGTCCTGGCAGAGACGCTTAGACGGTTCAGCGTTTCTGTCTAGGTGAATTATGCTCAAATGAAGCACAATAAGCGAAGCGCtcgtactacaagtacagtagctaaCTTGTAGCTTTACGTGTCATCATAAGGCGAGGCATAACGCACACAATAATAATTGTAAATATATATCCTAACCCAATTCGTACGTACACAATCTCAAGAGCTTGTAGCTGGCCCCTTCAGCTTGCTTAGTAGTACCAACGCAACCTCCAATCGGGCGTACTGTACGGGACTCAGCACACTCGACTAGTATGCAGTCACCATAGCACCTTCGCCACACTACTGGCCATATCTGGTGAACTCCCAGTCCTTGGAATCCAATGGACAAGTGTTTCGGGACTTGAGCCATCGGTTAATGCAATGAAAGTGAAAGGCGTGGTTGCACTTACCCCAGGCCACGTTACAGTCAGCCTGAGTTCCGGATGCGTTGGCTTGGCAATCGATGCATGGCTCCATAATGTGATTTTTGCAGATGGCACAGGTTTCCACCTGGATATCCCATGACCAAAATGCTACCGCCGACCACTGAGTTAGTATGTTACAGATAGACCAAAGCCCACTAATACCGCGACTCTGGTGATAGTAACTAAGTTGCTGCCGTAGCAAGTGAGCAAAACATCTTGCAAATCACGCCACCAAAGTCACCAAAAAACATCGCTTTAGACCTGGGCCACAGCCCCCCAATCAAGTTGCATTGCCATAACCATATGAATTCGACAAGTGCAAGATCTAATGCAATCATCAAACACAGAAATAGCTGAATGGCATGCGGCATGTTGTGGCACTCTATGTAGCCTGATTGATCACCAAGGTGCCATGCCGTTGGTCCCGTCATGGTTATTGTATCACAATCTTAATCCACACACCATTGTAAACTGTGGGTGATAGGATCCTTGTGTGTGTCATAAACGATCCCTCATTCTGTATATCCCATTGACTTCAGGGATGCCTCGGTGGCCAGAATCAAGGTATTCTCTCAATGTCGTTCGGTGGCAACCTCCACGTTTCCGTAGTGCGTGGTTGTCACACGTTTCAGTGCGTGTTTGAAGTCCATCATGTCTTGTGTCGAATCATCAGCCCATTGCACTGGatctttctctctcctcGATTCGTCTCTACTGTAGTACTCACCTTCTTGACTTCTAATCGCTTCTTAGCCGACTTTTTGGGCTTCTCGATGACTGTGTTAGTGTTGTTGGGGGGGAAACAAGACGCAATACTCACCTTCCTCGACCTGCTCAACAGGTGTGTCGACTTCCATAGCGCTTGGGTCTGCCATCTCGGTActtggtggtgtgtgttgtgtgtggtgaGATGAAAGGAGTGTTGGTATCACGGTTAGAGGTGTGTGGTGAATAGGCTTTTTGTCGAGAGGTGCAGGTGAATTACTAACGTCAACTAATTGTTGAATGTGGGGAAAGGCCAATAAATAGGGGAGTAGTATGagtggaaaaagaaaagacaACACAGGACACCATAAGACAGCCATTTATGATCGGCTCACGCCATTGTTGTGTCATAGTTGTATGTCGCAGCAACCCGAATATCCTGACACCGTTGGAGGTTCCAGATAGAAGTTGGGCCAAGATGCCAAGTATTGATACGACACTATGGAA includes:
- a CDS encoding uncharacterized protein (Compare to YALI0B17292g, weakly similar to uniprot|Q12209 Saccharomyces cerevisiae Chromosome XII reading frame ORF YLR047C); this translates as MNHTDMTLECETWSKSLMDHLGLGFNWHMDNKPAPAKKAFRKLVTRQWGLYSLAVTAIFILGAYALTNVAVDAIVIRRLRKYARPPGTRVQFFRQGLRLRLMIPLLLTIVTVCSLVQTYQDFIFLTKRLGRVSAALYPAMLFLALRPSPLPRTFYLALLPVHKWLSRIVVLTTVLHSIFYAYIYYSTGVLGKKMAEIENIYGIIATALFLLIAATSIAPIRRKMYPIFYGIHYPATWACVFLIWGHARPPANGYFYCSLAILIGQILYRIWTTTHVKPLSIFPVSPTLFLVTYPNVYKRGYKPSEYGGLPSFDRDVEDHDFDAKPVFTPASHIRLSSPLWQPATWMKSSHPYTVASRPEDDHLQLVVRKSNFFPDTTLHANRNMSLTGPFCSVPSTFFIPGAAKRVLLVCGGTGISFAAPVLRHCADRGIPCKLVWAIREVRDVAILPLLGIRCDTSVNVEIEVYVSRPITSLSPTKAGIMNDYRSSLGNKDEAAAADDIDINIEACGHGCCTPCQGNPERVPLLEAQKREAKHQEQQSQAQSHAQQQALGEIPVSSNGTIDYNAIQPVKAVPLLRRPRKMTSTLLRKSWIPTEYDSPLAQFTMISSKLALNLDLAKWLSGVLEPPCGSRNSTHTTGGTCCMQVPGLVDKTGCWVLASGSVQLVRETSKWAADNSFLCVKDEYSM
- a CDS encoding uncharacterized protein (Compare to YALI0B17303g, similar to Saccharomyces cerevisiae DAD3 (YBR233W-A); ancestral locus Anc_6.142,gnl|GLV|YALI0B17303g [Yarrowia lipolytica] weakly similar to uniprot|P69850 Saccharomyces cerevisia YBR233W-A DAD3 Pi similarity to Z. rouxii involved in kinetochore function), with product MRLDLNLRSLTDEIRVLTEGPSQVLSEQLSELQSKVYVIRTLIKSSVYNYAKMKGQEMEHHVSHNDDSSSDPWSINCVPLVAGMGTFTLYTFHRLWRLV
- a CDS encoding uncharacterized protein (Compare to YALI0B17314g, similar to Saccharomyces cerevisiae ATP11 (YNL315C); ancestral locus Anc_3.30, similar to uniprot|P32453 Saccharomyces cerevisiae YNL315c ATP11 F1F0-ATPase complex assembly protein singleton); the encoded protein is MRPFLKKAPIKALRQASGYSGSLSNLRVQWARPDIGRTSLSANASTQADVLARYQDKLKQKAAAEGVESVDELKEKLAPEIEATLKKLNESDPLAKVLEQAWSEKKTILEEGGEEAKTLTEKLGEVPPVPKNELKNLDSFVKLDKFKELGKQEIEFLWRARHINNERALCAVVDPQLFYKMFLNGRKHPMFVLPLPKGDEGCEMHIVQWNFVGEHLTHVIFTTLAEFKLHQDFARPHTTLMFHTDLAADKDCVLLNGQVEKDSAMSLQDAQFLILALQEFYGATITDPETTKRRQALLQSFTEGSDNFPIDMVIEEIEAFTK
- a CDS encoding uncharacterized protein (Compare to YALI0B17336g, similar to Saccharomyces cerevisiae PHA2 (YNL316C); ancestral locus Anc_3.29, similar to uniprot|P32452 Saccharomyces cerevisiae YNL316c PHA2 prephenate dehydratase singleton), encoding MTTTEEIAFLGPLYTYSHAAAKQYQDTLAVPTTLRPAKSIEECFQLLDSGEVKLAVVPFENSTNGSVVWTLDFLRQRLLGDDYFYSATAELLVPVSHCFFSNVSDKKDITKIYSHPQVWGQCVEFLKQYPNVERIDVASTAKAAELAANEPNAGAISSEMAGAAAGIKLVETNIADKKNNTTRFLGLSSLDDVQNPPPTKDDLSLISFTTTHNNPGALCAVLEEFRKHDIDLSSINSRPSLQDSWHYIFFVECRAHVSEERMKNTLKAMESICSSLTVIGSFPRCPGRDA
- a CDS encoding uncharacterized protein (Compare to YALI0B17358g, similar to uniprot|Q23457 Caenorhabditis elegans ZK287.5 protein or uniprot|Q8WSQ1 Caenorhabditis elegans RING-H2 finger protein Rbx1, similar to Saccharomyces cerevisiae HRT1 (YOL133W); ancestral locus Anc_3.28), with translation MADPSAMEVDTPVEQVEEVIEKPKKSAKKRLEVKKWSAVAFWSWDIQVETCAICKNHIMEPCIDCQANASGTQADCNVAWGKCNHAFHFHCINRWLKSRNTCPLDSKDWEFTRYGHVLSPVQYARLEVALVLLSKLKGPATSS